GGCCGCCGTCTCCGGCCGTGACTTCACCCCGGCGCCGGACGTGTCGTTCGCCGCCCTGAGGGAGGAGAGGCTGGACGCTCTCGGCGACCTGATCGAGCGGAACGTCGACACCGGCGCCCTGCTCCGGCTGCTGGAGGACGGGGCGCCCCGGGGGCTGCCGTCGCTGCCGCCCGGCGGGGGTTCGCGCGAGGCTCCGGACTTCTCCACCGGTTGAACCGGCGGACCGGCTCGACCAGCGGACCAGCGGACCAGTGGGCCGGTGAATCGGTGTTCCTCCCGCTGGTCGAGCCGGTCGAGCCGGTCGAGCCGGTCGAGCCGGTCGAGGGGAGTGGTTTCTCGCCTTCCGGGATCGAAGGCCGACGAATCGCCCCAGCCGACGAAAAAGAGAAAGTTTCTCCGCCGGGTAAACTCGATATTCCCCCACCGGATCCGATGGGGGGCATGGGAGGCCGACGATGTCCCGCATCCTGGTGTTGTTCTTCGTCATCGCCGTGATCGCGGTGGTGGTGCTCGGCGTGACCCTGCTGGTCCGCGCGTCCGCGGCACGGGCGTCCGCGGCTCGCGCGTCCGTCGCCGACAATCCCCGCGAGATCCTCAAGCGCCGCTACGCGGCCGGTGAGATCGACGAGGACGAATACCTCCGCCGCATGTCGGGCCTCTCCCAGGACTGGTAACC
This region of Streptosporangium sp. NBC_01495 genomic DNA includes:
- a CDS encoding SHOCT domain-containing protein; this encodes MSRILVLFFVIAVIAVVVLGVTLLVRASAARASAARASVADNPREILKRRYAAGEIDEDEYLRRMSGLSQDW